A segment of the Bdellovibrio bacteriovorus genome:
GTAGTTGCGACGAGCTTTGCTGCCTGCGGCGGCGGAGGCGGTGGTGGCGGCGGCGGCTCTGCACCAGTTATCTACTACCCATACGAAACAGTCTACGGTGACGTGTGCCAAACTCAGGAAGCTTCTCCAGGCTGTACTTTCCTGAAATCCACTGGCGAGCGTATCAAAGTAACAGACGATCCTGATTACAACAGAGGCGGCTACGGTTCTGACGACCTTTGGTATGTTAAATTCGATTCTTCCGGTAAAGCGGCAGTTTACAACGATCTGGGCGTGTTCCAGTACTATGCTAACGTAAGCGAATTTGCTGGTTACGTTGGTGGCACTACGATCGGTGTGGGTACAACTGGTTTCTACTGGGAAGATATCACCAACGGTACTTACTGGTTGGGTAAAAACGGCGTTCTTTACAATGCGAACTCCGGTGAATCCAACTACGGTCAAGCTATCAATGACAAGACTTCTTCTTCTGCTTCAGACACAAACTTTGCTGCTTTGAACTCTGACGCAAATAAAGAGCTTGTTAAAATGGCTTCTGATCGTCTGATGAAAGAATACGGCTTCAAACAAGACAAAGCGGTTGCGGTTGCTTCTGCGTTGAATTCTTGGGCAGTTGCTGCTGCTGAACGCGGTACTACTTCTGAAAAAGACATGGACAAGACTTTCAAAGCTGTCTTCGGTGTTCAGTTCTCTGACGCTTTGGCTGCTGCTAAAGATCTTTCCTTCGGTGATAAATCCGGCATGCAAGACCTGACTAACAGATCTGCTGCGGCGTTGGGTTTGAAACCTCACCAGGCTCAGAAGTTCATGAAGGGCATGTACAAAAAAGCTCTTGCTAACTGGGGCTACGACGAATCCAGCTTCAACTGGTAATTGTCTTCTAAACTTAAATGTTGTTGTAAAAGAAGAGGCTCCCAAAAGGAGCCTCTTTCTTTTTTTTTTTTTTGAATCTCGGGGGGGACATTCCTTGGTTCTTTCAGGTTGTCTTCGGAGGGGGAGTCCTCAACAACCTGCTCAATAATAAGAGCCTTCAGGAAAGCCTTCCGGTTAACAAAATAATAAACAGCCCCGCTGGCCAGTCCCAGCAGAAATCCGTACCAATGGGCCAGATAACTGATCGAAGGGTCAAAGGCGGAGGCCGGGAAGAACACTCCCAGCGCCACGCCGAAAGCGCGCAGCATGCGCTGGGTTTTGGTGCGCTGCTGATCCAAAAGCAGATAC
Coding sequences within it:
- a CDS encoding rhomboid family intramembrane serine protease, whose amino-acid sequence is MFALIAMSVVYWRNWGGIGALLPASGEAVFKNHEYWRLWTALFAHADLGHLASNSLGIFVLGYFLSGYFSLWFFPVAALLVGGLTNYLTLLSYDPAVKLVGISGVVYWMGAAWLILYLLLDQQRTKTQRMLRAFGVALGVFFPASAFDPSISYLAHWYGFLLGLASGAVYYFVNRKAFLKALIIEQVVEDSPSEDNLKEPRNVPPEIQKKKKERGSFWEPLLLQQHLSLEDNYQLKLDSS